The nucleotide window CGCGTTGCGGACCCCATGTTCGACGATGACCCCTGGTACAAGGACGTGATGCCGGAGTATcgcgagctgcgcgccaACGAGGTCATCCCGGGACACGACTCGGGATGTGAGTTTACCAGCGTGTGCATCAACACGGCGACGTACCTGCAGTGGCTTCTCGGACAATGTCTCGCGCACGGCGTGGTGGTACGGCGGATGGTGCTGCGTGACTTGGCGGAGGCCCAGTACCTCAGTCATGCGGGCCGGCCAGCGGACGTGATTGTCAACGCGACGGGACTCGGCTCGCTGCGGCTCGGGGGCGTgcaggacgaggccatgATGCCTGTGCGCGGCCAGACGGTGCTGGTGCGTAACGAGTGCACGCCCATGGTGTCGACTTCgggcaccgacgacggcgacacggAGATTCTATACCTGATGcagcgggccggcggcgggggcacCATACTTGGCGGCACGTACGACATGGGCAACTGGGAATCGGCGCCGGACCCCAACATTGCCGTGCGCATCATGCGGCGCGCGGTGGAGGCGTGCCCGGActtggtgggcggcgagggccgaggCATCGAGGCGCTCAGCATCGTGCGACACAATGTCGGGCTCCGGCCGTACCGCAAGGGCGGCGTTCGCATCGAGCGGGAGAGGCTGCgtcttggcgacggccgggacgaggcgacggcgccgtgggtgGTGCACAATTACGGACACGCGGGATGGGGATATCAAGGGTCGTACGGCTGTGCGGAGcgtgtcgtcgagctcgtcaacgAGATTCGCCTCGGGCTGCCCGTGACCCCCGGGCACCATATACAGACATTTGTGCTAAGCAGGAGACCTGATCCTGATACTAAGTACGTGGTTGTTGAGGACGAGCCCGTGGATTGAGGAAGGGACGAAGCACTTGTTGCGTTGACCAGAGATGCGGGAACAAGGAGGCCGTCAAGTTTGAGACACGAGAGACAGCTGGAGGCGTCTACGTACGAACGTACGAATACGTGCAGCAGTATGTGCAGCAGTGGGGCCAGACCCTGTGTCCACCCCACCTATCGCAAAGCTCCCCccatacttcgtacctacgTAGCTGCAACATTGAAGCTCCTAATACAGTGTCCATCTCTCTCCCACCACCTCACGGTGACCTTTGCACCATTGCGACAGGGCCGCTCGTTCacgatgtcgccgccgcagcccgcgccgacaCACGTACAGGCATGGCGCTTTGCCATGGCCATCGCGACCGGTCAGCATGCCCTTTCAAAGCTGGTCCCGCCCGCGCTGTGGTGTCTGGACGCGGTCCTCTGCGTGCTCGTCCTCTGGAAGGTTCCCTGTATGTGTCCGACGATGTCCCCtttcgccctcgtccacccGTTACTCCTTGGATCCCTTTTTCGGCCcgggctctctctctctctctttcttgCATGGGTCGTTGACGAGAGCCTGTGCCATCGTGTACAAACGTCACGCCATGCTGACCATGCACTCCCACCGCCCGCAGACACCGAGATCGACTGGGTCGCGTACATGGAGCAAGTCGCCCAgtacgtcggcggcgagcgcgactACACGCgcatcgagggcggcacGGGCCCGCTCGTGTACCCGGCGGCGCACGTCTACATCTACACGGGGCTGTACTACCTGACGGACCGCGGCAAGAGCATCCTgctggcgcagcagctgtTCGCGGTGCTGTacatggcgacgctggcggtggtgatgctgaGCTACTGGAAGGCCAAGGTtggtgctgccgcctcgcctccttGCACGTTACGCGAGACGACGATTTGAGTTGTTGCGGAGAACAAAGCTGACCATGGGTGTGTGGTGAATTCCGCGACGCAATAGGTCCCGCCGTACATCTTCCCGCTCCTCATCCTGTCGAAGCGCCTGCACAGCGTCTTCATCCTCCGGTGCTTCAACGACTGCTTCGCCGCCTTGTTCCTGTGGCTGGCCGTCTACTTCTtccagcggcggcactgGACGCTCGGCAGCCTGGCGTATACGTGGGGTCTCGGCATCAAGATGtcactgctgctggtgctgcccgccgtggccgtgttGCTCTTCCTCGGGCGCGGGTTCCGGGGCAGCCTGCGCCTGGCGTGGCTCATGGCGCAGGTGCAGATGGCCATCGCAGTGCCGTTCCTGGCGGGCAATTGGAGGGGCTACCTGGGGCGGGCGTTTGAGCTGTCGCGGCAGTTCAAGTTTGAGTGGACGGTCAATTGGCGTATGCTAGGTGAGGACATGTTTCTGAGCAAGGGCTTCGCGCTCTCCTTGCTGGCGGGCCacgcgctcgtcctcgccatcttcatcacCACGCGGTGGCTCCGGCCCGCCGACCGGCCGCTGTCTTCCCTGATCCTAGCGCTCCTCAAGGGCAAGTCCCCGTTCTCGCcagccgaggagctgcgcgtGTCGAGCCGCGTCACGCCCGACTATgtcatgacgacgatgcttTCCGCCAACGTCATCGGCCTGCTCTTCGCGCGCTCCCTGCACTACCAATTCTATGCGTACCTGGCGTGGTCGACGCCGTACCTGCTGTGGAGGgcagcgccgcagccgctgctcGCGATCCCGCTGTGGCTCGTGCAGGAGTGGGCGTGGAACGTTTTCCCGAGCACGGacgcgagctcgacggccgtggtCAATGTCCttctcgtcaccgtcgtgcTGACCTATTTTGGTGGTTCCGCCAAGGAGGAAGGTGAAGCAGAGGCGAGGAAGCGGGCATCGACCGATGCCAAGACCAAGTGATGTGAATCAGGACAAGGGTGGTTcactcctcgtcgtcgtcttcggaGTCGCTGGGCGGCATCTTGCCGACGTTGGATTCGTCCTCGGAGTCGGTCAGGTCGTAAGCGTTCTTGGCAAACTCCTTTGGCCTGGTCATGAATGGCACACATGTTCAATCAGCTCTCTGTGGTCACTCTGACTGGGTTCCAAAGGCACTATTGTtggaggcggaggggaggCTTGAACGCACCAGTACGGCTGCTGGCGCCAGAGCTTCTCGTCGCGCACAATGTTGACAatctcgccgtcggcgcgggtCTCCTCGGCGCTCTCGCTGTagcgctcggcgacgacgaagccccCGCGCTTGACCCAGATGGTGTTGCGGAAGCGCTgggccagctcgaggaggacgggctTGCGGCTCGGCAGCTCGCAGGCGAAGAGGTTGTTGCCCTCGGGGCGGACGACGCGCACGAGGGACTGGTTGGGCCCGAGAGCGTCGGGCGGGCTCAGGgacgcctcggcggcggcgaggatgttGCGCTTCGGGCGGCCCATGTTGTCTGGAATCTTTCGGGATTGGGAC belongs to Purpureocillium takamizusanense chromosome 1, complete sequence and includes:
- the DAO1_1 gene encoding D-amino acid oxidase (EggNog:ENOG503NXYK~COG:E), producing MVNTIVVVGAGVSGLTSALLLAMGRRASVTVVAKHMPGDYDIEYASPWAGANVSPMASLDDSRWERRTWPELKRLAEVAPETGIHFQKYRIYRREQDMQGSKRVADPMFDDDPWYKDVMPEYRELRANEVIPGHDSGCEFTSVCINTATYLQWLLGQCLAHGVVVRRMVLRDLAEAQYLSHAGRPADVIVNATGLGSLRLGGVQDEAMMPVRGQTVLVRNECTPMVSTSGTDDGDTEILYLMQRAGGGGTILGGTYDMGNWESAPDPNIAVRIMRRAVEACPDLVGGEGRGIEALSIVRHNVGLRPYRKGGVRIERERLRLGDGRDEATAPWVVHNYGHAGWGYQGSYGCAERVVELVNEIRLGLPVTPGHHIQTFVLSRRPDPDTKYVVVEDEPVD
- the ALG3 gene encoding Dolichyl-P-Man:Man(5)GlcNAc(2)-PP-dolichol alpha-1,3-mannosyltransferase (COG:G~TransMembrane:11 (o30-48i60-86o141-158i170-189o209-230i251-269o275-295i329-351o388-404i411-432o452-470i)~EggNog:ENOG503NW6D), encoding MSPPQPAPTHVQAWRFAMAIATGQHALSKLVPPALWCLDAVLCVLVLWKVPCMCPTMSPFALVHPLLLGSLFRPGLSLSLFLAWVVDESLCHRVQTSRHADHALPPPADTEIDWVAYMEQVAQYVGGERDYTRIEGGTGPLVYPAAHVYIYTGLYYLTDRGKSILLAQQLFAVLYMATLAVVMLSYWKAKVPPYIFPLLILSKRLHSVFILRCFNDCFAALFLWLAVYFFQRRHWTLGSLAYTWGLGIKMSLLLVLPAVAVLLFLGRGFRGSLRLAWLMAQVQMAIAVPFLAGNWRGYLGRAFELSRQFKFEWTVNWRMLGEDMFLSKGFALSLLAGHALVLAIFITTRWLRPADRPLSSLILALLKGKSPFSPAEELRVSSRVTPDYVMTTMLSANVIGLLFARSLHYQFYAYLAWSTPYLLWRAAPQPLLAIPLWLVQEWAWNVFPSTDASSTAVVNVLLVTVVLTYFGGSAKEEGEAEARKRASTDAKTK
- a CDS encoding uncharacterized protein (COG:J~EggNog:ENOG503P4IN), with product MGRPKRNILAAAEASLSPPDALGPNQSLVRVVRPEGNNLFACELPSRKPVLLELAQRFRNTIWVKRGGFVVAERYSESAEETRADGEIVNIVRDEKLWRQQPYWPKEFAKNAYDLTDSEDESNVGKMPPSDSEDDDEE